From the Carya illinoinensis cultivar Pawnee chromosome 4, C.illinoinensisPawnee_v1, whole genome shotgun sequence genome, one window contains:
- the LOC122306663 gene encoding senescence/dehydration-associated protein At4g35985, chloroplastic-like — translation MGCFGFCSSKAPAPMQTSISETAQQDPEPKNLRQEVLLRIPGCKVHLMDEGEATELANGEFTLIRISDENVALATMVKVGEDVQWPLTQDEPVVKVDALQYLFSLPIEDGDLLSYGVTFSEQSGGSLGLLDSFLKDLSCFSCPTSTTRNKNVDWKEFAPRMEDYNNVLAKAIAGGTGQIVKGIFTCSNAYVNQVQKGGEMIITSAAEDKNGFRATEGNSNRSTVKAKKSGGSKGLKRVRKLSKMTERISKSMLDGIGIATGSVMKPVVKSPAGKAVLAMVPGQVLMASLDAVNKVLDAAEVAEKQALSATSRAATRMVTKRFGEDAGEATEDVFATAGHCANTAWNIFKIRKAINPASSVTTGVLKNAAKEKSRKS, via the exons ATGGGATGTTTCGGTTTCTGCAGCTCCAAAGCCCCCGCTCCCATGCAAACTTCCATCTCTGAAACTGCTCAACAAGACCCAGAACCCAAAAATCTCAGACAAGAGGTCCTTTTGCGGATCCCAGGATGCAAAGTTCATCTGATGGATGAAGGAGAGGCCACAGAACTCGCCAACGGGGAGTTCACGCTTATCCGAATCTCCGACGAGAATGTTGCTCTTGCCACTATGGTTAAAGTTGGTGAAGATGTTCAGTGGCCTTTGACACAAGATGAGCCTGTAGTGAAGGTTGATGCCCTCCAATATCTGTTCTCTTTGCCAATAGAGGATGGGGATCTTCTCAGCTATGGAGTCACCTTTTCGGAGCAGTCTGGAGGTAGCTTGGGCTTGCTGGACTCGTTTTTGAAGGATCTCTCGTGCTTTTCGTGTCCGACATCGACGACTAGAAACAAAAACGTTGATTGGAAAGAGTTTGCTCCAAGAATGGAGGATTATAATAACGTGTTGGCCAAGGCGATTGCAGGGGGTACTGGACAGATTGTCAAGGGGATATTCACATGCAGCAATGCTTATGTCAACCAG GTCCAAAAAGGAGGAGAGATGATTATAACTAGTGCTGCAGAGGATAAAAATGGTTTCAGGGCAACAGAAGGTAACAGTAATAGAAGCACTGTCAAAGCAAAGAAGAGTGGAGGCAGCAAAGGCTTAAAACG TGTGAGAAAGCTGTCCAAGATGACTGAAAGGATAAGTAAATCGATGCTTGATGGTATCGGTATTGCCACTGGATCAGTGATGAAACCTGTGGTCAAATCCCCGGCAGGGAAGGCAGTCCTAGCCATGGTTCCAGGACAGGTTCTCATGGCTTCACTTGACGCTGTCA ACAAGGTCCTAGATGCAGCTgaagttgctgaaaaacaagCACTTTCTGCCACCTCCCGTGCTGCAACAAGAATGGTCACAAAAAG GTTTGGGGAAGATGCAGGGGAGGCCACCGAGGATGTGTTTGCGACTGCAGGGCACTGTGCCAACACGGCTTGGAATATTTTCAAGATACGGAAGGCCATCAATCCAGCGTCATCCGTCACCACGGGAGTACTGAAGAATGCTGCAAAGGAAAAAAGCAGAAAATCTTAA
- the LOC122308185 gene encoding uncharacterized protein LOC122308185: MPTLDAFDSFLFSLSTSFCSPLAVFFQIQGCLICLTLAIGWAFAAYVRNREINQMKDSVRHGNSFAFLYHDVNELEHSRQVNLPRVSVVMPLKGFGEHNLHNWRSQITSLYGGPVEFLFVVESIDDPAYHAVSLLISDFKDEVDAKVIVAGLSTTCSQKIHNQLVGVEKMHNETKYVLFLDDDVRLHPGSIGALTAEMEKNPDIFIQTGYPLDLPSGSLGSYCIYEYHMPCSMGFATGGKTFFLWGGCMMMHADDFRLDRYGVVSGLRDGGYSDDMTLAAISGAHKRLITSPPVAVFPHPLASDLTFSRYWNYLRKQTFVLESYTTKVNWIMNRALFTSHCYLSWGFVAPYFMSMIHITAALRVYIKGYSLEETTLTSGGLLLVSCLATCTAIELLSMWNLTRIEVHLCNMLSPEAPRLSLASYKWGRVFIAMLVDNFLYTISAFRSHFSQSINWSGIRYHLKNGKISKIDRSKDMGPVFTDLGGKHLYGKKGAPPKVSFVGSLARTIAQWRQPKKYEI; the protein is encoded by the exons ATGCCTACATTGGACGCTTTCGATTCCTTCCTCTTCTCACTAAGCACATCCTTCTGTAGTCCTCTCGCTGTTTTTTTTCAGATCCAG GGATGCTTAATATGCTTAACTCTTGCTATTGGGTGGGCTTTTGCAGCTTATGTCAG GAATAGAGAGATCAATCAAATGAAGGATAGTGTACGGCATGGTAATAGCTTTGCCTTTCTTTATCATGATGTTAATGAACTTGAGCACTCGAGGCAGGTCAATCTGCCCAGAGTGTCTGTTGTTATGCCTTTAAAGGGTTTTGGAGAACACAATCTACACAATTGGAGAAGTCAG ATCACTTCTCTTTATGGCGGTCCTGTAGAATTTCTTTTTGTGGTGGAAAGCATAGATGACCCTGCTTACCATGCCGTATCTTTGTTAATATCAGATTTCAAG GATGAAGTTGATGCTAAGGTTATTGTAGCTGGGTTATCAACGACTTGTAGTCAGAAAATTCATAATCAGTTG GTTGGAGTGGAGAAAATGCATAATGAGACCAAGTATGTATTATTTTTGGATGATGATGTTAGGCTGCATCCTGGTTCAATTGGAGCCCTCACTGCTGAGATGGAAAAGAATCCTGAT ATATTCATTCAAACTGGATACCCCCTGGATTTACCCTCGGGAAGTTTAGGGAGTTACTGCATCTATGAATACCATATG CCTTGTTCGATGGGATTTGCTACTGGTGGGAAAACATTCTTTCTGTGGGGAGGGTGCATGATG ATGCATGCCGATGATTTTAGACTCGATCGCTATGGTGTAGTCTCTGGACTTCGAGATGGTGGATACTCTGATGATATGACTCTTGCAGCTATATCTG GGGCTCATAAGAGGCTCATTACATCGCCTCCTGTTGCCGTATTTCCTCACCCCCTTGCGAGCGATCTTACTTTCTCAAG GTATTGGAATTACTTGAGGAAGCAAACGTTTGTTTTGGAGTCATATACGACAAAGGTTAACTGGATAATGAATCGTGCTTTGTTTACTTCCCACTGCTACCTGTCATGGGGATTTGTTGCACCGTACTTTATGTCTATGATTCATATCACAGCAGCACTTAGAGTTTACATTAAAGGGTATTCGCTTGAGGAAACTACCTTGACTTCTGGTG GTTTGTTACTAGTAAGCTGCCTAGCCACATGCACTGCAATAGAACTTCTTTCGATGTGGAATTTGACAAGGATAGAGGTTCACCTGTGCAACATGCTATCCCCCGAGGCACCCCGACTTTCACTTGCTTCTTACAAATGGGGTCGT GTATTCATTGCGATGCTAGTGGATAACTTTTTATACACTATATCTGCATTTCGTTCTCATTTTTCTCAGTCTATCAATTGGTCTGGTATCCGATATCATTTAAAGAATGGAAAGATAAGCAAG ATTGACAGAAGCAAGGATATGGGTCCAGTTTTTACGGACTTGGGAGGAAAGCATTTATATGGGAAGAAAGGAGCTCCTCCCAAAGTCTCATTCGTCGGCTCATTGGCCAGAACTATAGCTCAGTGGCGCCAGCCTAAGAAATATGAGATCTAG
- the LOC122306892 gene encoding senescence/dehydration-associated protein At4g35985, chloroplastic-like → MGCFGFCSSKTPATMQTSASETAQQDPEPKNLRQEVLLRIPGCKVHLMDEGEATELANGEFTLVRISDENVSLATMVKVGEDVQWPLTQDEPVVKVDALQYLFSLPIEDGDLLGYGVTFSEHSGGSLGLLDSFLKDLSCFSCPTSTTRNKNVDWKEFAPRMEDYNNVLAKAIAGGTGQIVRGIFTCSNAYVNQVQKGGETIITSAAEDKNDFRARESNSNRGTVKAKKSGGSKGLKRVRKLSKMTENMSKSMLDGIGIVTGSVMKPVVKSQAGKAILAMVPGQVALASLDAVNKVLDAAEVAEKQALSATSRAATRMVTKRFGEDAGEATDHVFATVGHCANTAWNIFKIRKTINPASSVTTGVLKNAAKEKSRKS, encoded by the exons ATGGGATGTTTCGGTTTCTGCAGCTCCAAAACGCCCGCTACCATGCAAACTTCCGCATCTGAAACTGCTCAACAAGACCCAGAACCCAAAAATCTCAGACAAGAGGTCCTTTTGCGGATTCCAGGATGCAAAGTTCATCTGATGGATGAAGGAGAGGCCACAGAACTCGCCAACGGGGAGTTCACGCTTGTCCGAATCTCCGACGAGAATGTTTCTCTTGCCACTATGGTTAAAGTTGGTGAAGATGTTCAGTGGCCTTTGACACAAGATGAGCCTGTAGTGAAGGTTGATGCCCTCCAGTATCTTTTCTCTTTGCCGATAGAGGATGGAGATCTTCTCGGCTATGGAGTCACCTTTTCAGAGCATTCTGGAGGTAGTTTAGGTTTGCTGGACTCGTTTTTGAAGGATCTCTCGTGCTTTTCGTGTCCGACATCGACGACTAGAAACAAAAACGTTGATTGGAAAGAGTTCGCTCCGAGAATGGAGGATTATAATAACGTGTTGGCCAAGGCGATTGCAGGGGGAACTGGACAGATTGTCAGGGGGATATTCACATGCAGCAACGCTTATGTCAACCAG GTCCAAAAAGGAGGAGAGACGATTATAACTAGTGCTGCAGAGGATAAAAATGATTTCAGGGCAAGAGAAAGTAACAGTAATAGAGGCACTGTCAAAGCAAAGAAGAGTGGAGGCAGCAAAGGCTTAAAACG TGTGAGAAAGTTGTCCAAGATGACAGAAAATATGAGTAAATCGATGCTTGATGGTATCGGTATTGTCACTGGATCAGTGATGAAACCTGTGGTCAAATCCCAAGCAGGGAAGGCAATCCTAGCCATGGTTCCAGGACAGGTTGCCTTGGCTTCACTTGACGCTGTCA ACAAGGTCCTAGATGCAGCTgaagttgctgaaaaacaagCACTTTCTGCCACCTCCCGTGCTGCAACAAGAATGGTCACAAAAAG GTTTGGGGAAGATGCAGGGGAGGCCACCGACCATGTGTTTGCGACCGTAGGGCACTGTGCCAACACAGCTTGGAATATTTTCAAGATACGGAAGACCATCAATCCAGCGTCATCCGTCACCACGGGAGTACTGAAGAATGCTGCAAAGGAAAAAAGCAGAAAATCTTGA